From the Eschrichtius robustus isolate mEscRob2 chromosome 3, mEscRob2.pri, whole genome shotgun sequence genome, the window ATGTCTACTTCCATTACCATGGTCACTTAAGTGTCCCACTGGCTAATCAGACTTCACAATGGACCAGTTTGAAGTCTTACCTTTCCTTTCCAGGCTCCCTGTTTCTCTGAATAGCAGCATTATCCTCTAGAAGACTGGATGCTCCTGTCATCTTTCACAAcattcttatttccttcctttgaaaCCTTTTACTCTGAACTTTATATTCTATCTATTGATGAACATGTTATTTCTCTACTTGAGCCAAAAGGATAGAATTATCATTAATGCAGAATATtactagtatatataaatatgtatggatGTATAGAGAATTATCAGGAAGAATGTTCACAAAAATTTGAGTGATTTATGGATGTTGGTTTTTGTTATAGTCATTGAACATTTTGAATTGTTCAGATGTCTTAAAATAAGAATGTAcaattccccccaccccagacaATCggaagattagatagatagatagatagatagatagatagatagatagatagatagatagatagataggaagatAGTCTGGGCTATATGAACCATGGCAAATCTTAACTTTGCCAAAGTTCAATTTTCTCATATGAGTGGCCACCagcccttcatttccttttctaccACCTCACAATGCAATGACTGAATACAATAACTTCCCAACCATTAAACACAAAATCCAAGTagcaaaggaagagaagagggggGAAAATCAATCAAAGAAACACAAATCCAAAATCAAAACCTGACTGAGGAAAATTCAATCGTGAGTTCACAAAGTTTAGCCCTGAGCAGGGATTCTGATTGGTTGGAGAGGGCCCACGGCCTTAAGAAAGAAACTTTGCAGGAAGATcaagaaacacttaacatttTGCTCATCCTGTCTAAGAGGGACTGTGAGATTCAGAACTAAATAACAAACTGACCAAATTTAATTGCTAATGTCCAGAGCCAGTTGTACCAAAACTTTTAGATTGGAAGCTTACAGTTTAGCAATACCTATCAAAAAAACCCTTCAGATATACTGAAAATGTACCCCAATTATATGTACAAGGATAATAAGTTGTAACAGTGTTTTTAGTGGCAAAAATCTGGAAAAtgcttaaatattaattaatatgaGTCTgggtaaataaattaagaaataacCATTAAATGAAAGCTGTGCatcctttaaaaagaataaagcagatTGATTCAGAGGCACTTTTATATCTGTAAGAGTTGAGATAGAAGGACTTCATATATATATCTCAAGGTCATGccccttgcttttttcactttcatataaaatatatatatatatacttttttcacttatatatttcacttatagataaaatatatttttaaggaaaaagaaaacaaagggcaGGATAGTGTGTCTTCTGTGTAAATTGTCTTAAAAGAACATTAGTAAATAAATAGAACTGTATTGGTAAATAAATAGAACATTTTTCTGGAAGTACATATAAGAAATCTGTAACAGTTGTTACCattatgaagaggaaataaagtaGGAGACTGGGAAGAGGAggattttgcttttcattttattcctttctATACTGTTGGATTCTCTCTCAAGTAAAGTATCacttttattgtgtgtgtgtgtgtatcaacagAAGTAATCTAGAGAGTAGGATTATGAgccattttgtttttcctttgtaagtctttattataaaaaacactcaatgttttaaaaatataggaaGTGGGATAAACCATCTCAAAATggctagcatagtgcctggcacatggcagacaataaatattagttaaatcttaaaaaatagagttttataaattgaaaaggaaaagaattcgCTAAAAAGAATTcaattttataaattgaaaaggaaaagaattcacTACACATATGTCTATTTTTCAGCAGGCGGGTGATTTTCCATACCAGTGTTTTTTTTTCAGCTGGGCTCACCACACCCTAAAGAGATGAATCTTGGAGAACCTTGAAATCAGGCAGAGGAGATTAGACACAGTAGAATAGAGCCTGGAGATCTCTGTTGATTCTTGAGCAAGCTGAGAGTGATATTTTGGGAAGGTTGGTCTGGCTGAGGTGTGCAAGGTGGACTGAAGGGGACAGAGAATTAGAAATTGAAATGAGTTAGGAGGCTGTTGCAAGCCTTATAGGGCCCTGGACAAGAATGGTGGCAGCAGgattgaaggagaaaatagaTGGAGATGGAAGGAGGCACAGCAACCTCAGGTTTCTCTAACCATGAAGTGGCCATTGGAGTTGAATTTAGATACCACTCTttgatttgaattaatttttatttttttaaatttatttatttttaattaattaatttatttttgtctgcgttgggtctttgttgctgcgcgcgggcttcctctagttgcggcaagcgggggctactcttcgttgcagtgggtgtgcttctcattgcggtggcttctctcgttgtggagcatgggttctgggcatggtcttcagtagttgtggcgcgagggctcagtagttgtggctcacgggctctagagcgcaggctcagtagttgtggcgcacaggcttagttgctccacggcatgtgggatcttcctggaccagggctcgaacccgtgtcccctgcattggcaggtggattcttaaccactgtgccaccagggaagtccctgaattaatTTTTAAGCAAGAGAATAATGAGTAATAGTtcccatttattgaatacctactatgtaccaTTTATATAGTTTGCATAGTTTACAAATCTTCAGAACCCCAAAAGGTAGTTATCCCCATTTTCAAAGCAAGAAACTGACGTTCATGCAGTTTAAATAACTTGGCATTCTCTGATACATTATGATGCTCCTGAATCTTACTAAAATATTTGTCTAAAATTTGAAAACCCCAAATAATCTGAGGATCTTTAATACATTTGCTACATTTATTTAATAGAACCATATAATATTGATTCTGGAAAAGACCCAAGAAATCATCTGATCCAATTTCCTCATGATATTTTTCCTCTGCTTTTAGGACAAAACTCTACTCTAGCTTCCCTTCCCCACCAGATCCCTAAGTGGTGTAGATTCCTGAGAGGCCCCTTCTTTGATCTCCCTATAAGCTCTTCCCAAGCACTCCCACTGGTTCCTCTAGCTCCTCTGGGCAGATAGGAAAATCCAGCTGGTCTCTAGCTCCGCCTCCAGATCCACAATCCCAGCTGCCTGAAGGACATGGCCACTTGCCTCTGCCCGGTGCCAGCTCTGACTCAGTGTGGCCTGAACGCTTCAGCAGCTCCCCGTCCCAGGCTGCCTATTcctgtgatggtggcctcatccTCCCAGTCGCTCAGGCAGGAAGGTCTCGAGACACCTTTGATTACTTTTTGCCATAACCACCTCCTTCTATCCCCATCCAGGTTCAGGCAATCTTCTACCTGCGATAACATCAAAACTTTCCCTCCAGTCCATTGCTGTGGCTGGTTGCCTTGTTCTCCTCATGCTCAGCACCTCTCATCTGCTACATCCCTGAGGCCTGGGACTTGGCCGCCTTCCTTGGCTGCTGCTCACTTCTGACTCCTTTTGCACCTCCACTACAGATTAACCCTCCGTGTACACAGCCCTGATTATGTTACCCACCTGCTTAAGGCATTGCCCTGTTTGGGCATTCCCCACTTTTCTTACTCTGTCTCCATTTCCCTATCTTTTCCCCATCACCCCCCACAGAAAACCATTCTACTATGTTTAAAGTATCTTTTAATTTCTATGTGTGATTGTAAAATCtactaattttaaaactttcataaataatattcttttagatCTCATGTCCTCATTTCTCTCAGAACTATGTTTTTAAGATCTGTCCTTATTGTTATGTATCCATATAATCCACTGTCTCTTACTGCTGCAGAGCGCTCCATGGAGTGTGTCTACCACATTTTCTCTATCAACTCTTCCAGTGATGAATGCCCACATTGTTTCTAATGTTCCATCATACTTGTCATGGTCTCTGATAGACCTGTGTGAGAATTTCTTTTGGATGAATACCCAGAAACAGAGTTGCTGGTTCCCATGATGTATAACCTTAATTGGCCTAAGAAGTACCAGGCTGCTCTTCAGAATGGCTGCCCTAGGTCACACCCCACCAGCTGGGCACCAACCACCTAAGCCCTACATCCTGGCCAACCCTTAGCATTATTCAACTTTCCATGACTGGCCAGAGTATCGAGTATAAAGTGATTATCTCATTATTGctttaatttgcctttctctgattaCTAGTATTTATGAGCATCTCTACATAGGTATGTTAATTTTTTTGCTTCCTCTTCTATAATCCCTCCCGCTACACTGTTTACAGAGTGAAATTTACCCCCTCCCCAGTTTGGCATTCAAGACCCCCAATAAGCCGGCCTCAAAATCCCACCCCTGAAAAGTCATTTCCCATTTCTGGCCTTGGACCCTGTGGACCAGCCACCACTCACAATTCTCCTTGTCTTTTTCTTGAACCCCACCTCAAGTTGTCCTACAAGAAGAGCTCCGTGGGTCCCTCGGTTAAAACTGACCTTTCCCTCTGACCTTCCACATAATTCATCTGCACCTTTCTCCACTGCCTACCACGGCTCGCCTTCATTATAGTGCATGTCTGCTCACAGAGCCTAAGGACCTGGTTCCCATTTCTGCAAACTCATATACATGCTTCCAGCTATGAACAGTTGCCAAGcttctgtttaaatatttatttatttatttatttattttttatttatttattttggctgcaccaagcTGTGGCATTCAGGacctttttagttgcagcatgggaactcttagttgcggcatgcatgtgggatctatttccccaaccagggatctaacccagaccccttgcattgggagcacagagtcttacccactgggccaccagggaagtcccagccaggCTTCTTGTTGAACAAAACAGTAAGAATTTTTTAGTTTGAGTGatgattttactttattctttgtaATTTTCTCTATTGCAGTGGTTTTCAGTTGCAGGTTGTAACCCATGAGCAGGTGATAAAATCAATTTAGATTGCTGTGAGGGTAGGTCTCTACAGTGACAGGAACACAAAATTTTATTCTATTCCTGACTGGATATCAAAAATGCCACTAAACTTCCCTTGAGATTCATACAGAAAGACTTCCTGGATGTTAAGGGTGCCCAGACTGGTAAAATAAAGCAATGTGATctcagaggcaggcagaggatgtGGAGCATTGACACCTGACACGAAATTGCAGTTTCCAGGGTCTGCTCAGCTGCTCCTGAACCTGAGATGCTGGACAAAGTCACTCACCAGAGAACCTCAAGCTGTACCTCAGAGAGCCCTATGTCTGTTATGTCCCTGAAAGTTTTACCGTGAGGATGGATGAGATGACGGGTGCAAAGTTGGTGCCCCACACAGCCCTTGAATTCACTACTTCTTAACTCAGAGTACAGACCCAGGCGCTGGCTCCACCCTGCATTGGGGGCCTAAGCAGGTAATAAGGGTCTAGGCAGAGACCCAGAGGCATGCTCTGGAAATTGCTGTGACCCTGGAGCAGAAACACACAGCAACCTGTAGCAGGAGGGGCCGCAGTCCCTACACTGCTCCCCCCTTTCCTGACACATCTCAAAAGACATAACTAAAgcttaaaatacaaacaaacaaacaaaaagtaaatatccttcctttccctctcccttctgTGATTTCTCACTATCTCTATAATGAATGCTTTTAACCTGGCACTGTGCTGAGACAAAGCAGAAAACATAAGTCTTGGGCCTTTTCCAAGTTCAGATAAGTGACTGAGAAGGTTAAGAAGAGGTGTCACCTAAGACCTGTACAGCCTTTGTATCTGAGCTCCATGGGTCAGAGCCTTTGTATCTGTGGGGATGGGCTCTACAAGACCTTGCCCCACGCCACTGCCCACTAGAGGCCTTGCACTTCCACCTCCCAAATGGTACAAGAATCATCTCTAAGGCCTCCATTCTCACTATTTCCTAACAGTGGGTAACTTCCTCTCCCCAAAGGAGGACCACGTTCTGCCTGTTTGATCTCTTCCCCAAACTTGAACTCAGAGCCCCACTTCTGTTCTTTCGCTGAGTAATCCAAAACCTGAGGACCGACTTCCCACATGTCTGAATAAAACATGTAGAGACACTACCAAGGCTGGGCAGAGAATCCAAACACAGGTTGAAGCTTTTAGAGATTACTTCACGGAGTAGAGTGAGTCTCACTGTGAACTGGACAGGAAAGAAGCAATCTGTTTAACGCCCAGCTCACGAAAGTGGCCTTAGGATCTGTACAAACACCCTTCCATCCAACACCCGGGTTTTGATTACAAGCAGAGGGTGGGAGTGAAGCCCCAAGTTACCGACACTTGAACCCCaaaaatgccacatttcccccGGCAGAAACGGGGCGGGACCGACCGAGGTGGCGATTTCCCTCCGGAGCTGGAGAGCCACGCGGGGCGGGGCCCTTTCCAGCGGGGGTGAGGAGGTCAGACATGCGCGCGGCTCTCAACTGCCTGAAGGCCAGCCCCCACGCGCTCAAGCCCGCGAATCCTGAGCGTCCCCTAGTGACTCTGCCTGCTctaacctcccccccccacccccagccccccacccctcccgggaCAGATTACAGCTCTGGGCCACGGTCGACTAAGAAGACGCCCTAGAAGAGCCTGACCCTACGGGAGCACCCGTGGCCGCCTCCAAGAAGCGAAACTGGGCGCCCTGGCCGCGCCCAAGAACGCAGCGACAACCTCGCCAGTCCAGAGAAGCCGACTGACCAAACTCACTCAAAGATCTTGACACCCCAGAAGGCGGCCGGCAAGCAGGGGACTAGGCCGGATACCTGGCCTTTCTTTAGCCGATCTGTTGGAGCCTAACGCTCTGCCCGCTCTAACGGCCTCTCCTCCCGGGGTATGCGAGGGCCCGCCGGGAGAGCACGGACAAGTGGCACAGCTTCTTCCAAGTGCAGTTGTGGGTGGCTCTGAAAAGAGCCTTTGGATATGATGGAACCTCGAGCCGAGCGCACACTGCTTAAGCCCGCTCCCCGCGGATGCGGCGGGCCAGCTGAATGTCTTTGGGCATGATGGTTACGCGCTTGGCGTGGATAGCGCACAGGTTCGTGTCTTCAAACAGCCCCACCAGGTAGGCCTCGCTCGCCTCCTGCAGCGCCATCACGGCCGAGCTCTGGAAGCGCAGGTCGGTCTTGAAGTCCTGCGCGATCTCGCGCACTAGCCGCTGGAAGGGCAGCTTGCGGATCAGCAGCTCGGTCGACTTCTGGTAGCGCCGGATCTCGCGCAGGGCCACGGTGCCCGGCCGGTAGCGGTGCGGCTTCTTGACGCCGCCGGTGGCCGGCGCGCTCTTGCGGGCCGCCTTGGTGGCCAACTGCTTCCGCGGGGCCTTGCCACCGGTCGACTTGCGGGCAGTCTGCTTTGTACGGGCCATAGCGAAACGAGACACGAGCTCACCTGCGCAACGCTGCACAAGGAGAGGAACCGGGATCCAGCCCGCCGCAGCGGTCTTTATAGGCACAGTCTTTTCCCGATTGGGCGGGACAATAATTGAAAGTCCCGCGCTGGCTGTCCATTGGCTGTGACGTCATCGGCCCTAGCGCCACTGATTGGCTTGGGCAgtatcctcccccacccccgcctccccgcctccACGCCGCCCCGTCTCCCCGTCTCCCCGCCTCCCTTTCTACTGTCCAGTTTGCCAACAGTTTTCCCTgccttgtttttcctttctttcagggTGAGAGTCAGTTTTGAGCGCAACTGTGTCAGAACGTTCCTCCTCAGCCCTTCGCTCCCTTGGAACGCGCTACCCGCGAAACCCTCTTTCTACGCTTTCTAGCTCCCGAATTGAACCTCAACCTTCTGTTTGGCCCCGCCGCCCCCGGAACGCCTTGTTGCCTTCTCCGAGCCCCCTAGCTTAGTTGGCATGACGGATCGTTgtgtggtttttggttttgttttgtttccgcCTTTCCGTGCTTTTCGGATTGGAAAGTTATCTGCGCCCCCCTCCCAGCGCAAGACTCCGCCTCCGAAAGCCTAAGTGGGGACCTGTATCTCCGCCGCGAAGgcgccttttttttcccctttgagacAGTCGACTCACTTAAGCCAAACTCCAGGTCCGCCACACTCCCGAAAACTGTCCGTTCCCCTAACCGACTGGGGTGAACCGGGCGTGtacgtgtgtgagagagagggaaCGTCCCCTTGGTACTAGACCTCAAGTGTTGGGCAAAGGCCTGGGGAACAACTATAGAGTTGCTCACTAGGCATCCGACTCCGAGTTAAGGCATCGCGGGTCGCCTGACGGAGTACTTAGAACTGAGTCGACCCTGGCGCCTAAGAGGCTTGCTACCTTGACCTGAGCTAATTAATCTCCCGGATTTACGACCCGTCGCCTCCCCCCACTCAAACAAAACACCGGTAAGGTACTCAAACATTCCAGAGGATGGGCGAAAGGCACTCCCTCCCCCTCTGTACCCCTGGGCCGCACATCTACTACTGAGAAGGGTGAAATTGAGCAAAGCAGGTGCTGGAACAactctttttatttgaaaaaatgggTGGCTCTGAAAAGAGCCTTTGATTTCAGAGGTGCCCCTTCAAGTAGGGGGCTTGGGAGGGCTTCCGGAGACCGGCCTCACTTGCCCTTTGCCTTGTGGTGGCTCTCCGTCTTCTTGGGAAGCAACACAGCCTGGATGTTCGGCAAAACGCCGCCCTGGGCGATGGTGACTTTGCCCAACAGCTTGTTCAGCTCTTCGTCGTTACGAATAGCCAGCTGCAGGTGACGAGGAATGATGCGCGTCTTTTTGTTGTCTCGGGCCGCGTTGCCCGCTAGCTCGAGGATTTCGGCGGTCAGATACTCAAGAACTGCCGCCATGTACACGGGCGcgccagcccccacccgctccgcgTAGTTGCCTTTACGCAGCAGGCGATGCACTCGCCCCACCGGAAACTGCAGACCTGCGCGGGACGACCGCGACTTAGCCTTGGCGCGGGTCTTACCTCCTTGTTTGCCACGACCAGACATGACAGCCACAGACACTGAAAACTGCTCCCGTTTGATGGCTAACAAAATCGTTCCCAAGAGCCCCGCTTCACCCTTTTATAGGCAGAACGGCGATTGTCTACGGAGCAATTTGATTGGCTACAGCACAGCTTTGTCCTGATGACCAATAGGATAGCTCAACCAGAATCCACTCATTTACATAACCTCGTCCCCCTCGCAAGAGAGCCACTGAAAACTCGCGAATCGCAACGCGGCGTAATCCGAACCTTAATTTGCGTACAGCCTCTATAAGTACCGAGTCGCTTCCGGTAGCCTCGGTGCGGTTGTTGTGTTTGCGTTCGTGGTGGTCTCTGCAGCTCGTGTTTGCCGTTATGCCTGAACCGGCAAAATCCGCCCCGGCGTCCAAAAAGGGCTCGAAGAAAGCTGTCACCAAAGCCCAGAAAAAGGACGGCAGGAAGCGCAAGCGCAGCCGCAAGGAGAGCTATTCCATTTACGTGTACAAAGTGCTGAAGCAAGTGCACCCGGATACCGGCATCTCGTCCAAGGCCATGGGCATCATGAACTCGTTCGTCAACGACATCTTCGAGCGCATCGCGGGCGAAGCGTCGCGCCTGGCGCATTACAACAAGCGCTCGACCATCACGTCCCGGGAGATCCAGACGGCCGTGCGCCTGCTGCTGCCCGGCGAGCTGGCCAAGCACGCCGTGTCCGAGGGCACCAAGGCGGTCACCAAGTACACCAGCTCCAAGTGAGTTCCTGCCGGGATGCGGCGCTCGCACGAGGCGCCGAGCCGCTTGACTTTCCAAAGGCTCTTTTCAGAGCCACCCACTCTCTCAGTGGAAGAAGCTGTTAtccaatttattttcattttctgttatgGTTCTTTTCCGTATCACTTACTCCTTTCGTAGTGTAAATTTGCTCTCTTTCTTaggataaaggaaaaaacccaagGTAGGACCGGATTGTGTCGATCGGTTAAGAACTAGCTAGAGTAATTGTTCATTCTCATGCAAGTAACTTGCCTTTTCCAGTGAAACGGTTAGCGATGGGTGATGATCACTGTAAATCTACTCAGGAAGATGGGGTAAAAAGTTACGCAGTGGTTGCTCTGCAGCAATTACATTTCAATACTTTGTAAATGCATTTTTCTTGAGCTCAGGAAACTAAATGTAatgttactgtttaaaaaaaaaaagcaatacctTGACCAGGCCCCAGCACGTATAGAAAATCTATAAGTCGACTGAAAAAAACACAATCTGCGTTAAGAATCAAGTTTTATTCGGCGACTTGCTGAGGACTAAGCCCAAAAGACAgcctttcagatagctctgagggactgttccaagGCGGTATGGGAGGAACCAGAATATATACCACTTTTGCAAAAACAAACCAggtagttgaacatcaaaagaattctaattaatgaaaaaaaaaaaacaccaaactaTCTCAAGTTAATAAATTTAGCATTTCTCTATGGGAAGGTGAAAGAGTGGGCTGATTGAAATCATTCATTCGATAGGCACCTTAACTGTCTAGgcccagtatcctgtttttctccatcctgaatcccctcagggtgtaCAGTTGAGGTGGCTGCAgcggctgatggcttgatggccacaacatcctttgattactgatatggcaggtgacatttttcatCCACATTTCATCTAGACAATTTTTAGTCTAGACACACGTCGTGTCTCACTTTGCTATTCCTTTCGGTTAATATTTGAACAGAGGcctgaatgaagaaagaaagccATAGGATATCTTGGAGAAGAGTATTCTAAGAACaaaaaacagcaagtgcaaaggccctgaggcaggcacAAGTTTGAGGAGTTCAAGGAATAAGCAAGGCCACTGTGGCTAAAGCACAGTGGGCAAAGGAAAGATCTGCAGGGAGATGTGATCAGAAAGGTAGTTGAGAGTCATTATGTATGCCAT encodes:
- the LOC137762594 gene encoding histone H2B type 2-E-like; amino-acid sequence: MPEPAKSAPASKKGSKKAVTKAQKKDGRKRKRSRKESYSIYVYKVLKQVHPDTGISSKAMGIMNSFVNDIFERIAGEASRLAHYNKRSTITSREIQTAVRLLLPGELAKHAVSEGTKAVTKYTSSK
- the LOC137761264 gene encoding histone H3; the protein is MARTKQTARKSTGGKAPRKQLATKAARKSAPATGGVKKPHRYRPGTVALREIRRYQKSTELLIRKLPFQRLVREIAQDFKTDLRFQSSAVMALQEASEAYLVGLFEDTNLCAIHAKRVTIMPKDIQLARRIRGERA
- the LOC137762592 gene encoding histone H2A type 2-A, encoding MSGRGKQGGKTRAKAKSRSSRAGLQFPVGRVHRLLRKGNYAERVGAGAPVYMAAVLEYLTAEILELAGNAARDNKKTRIIPRHLQLAIRNDEELNKLLGKVTIAQGGVLPNIQAVLLPKKTESHHKAKGK